The Neorhodopirellula lusitana genome contains a region encoding:
- the infB gene encoding translation initiation factor IF-2 has translation MPVRIYALAKELNLDSKDLVDLVKKAGISGKGSALASLSDDEAQQVRNHLSGGNKPAESAPKPAAKQAPVNPSAPIREVAPVRDLDRSAVRKPSAIPAGRPKSSEADEAAAAEKKRPAPVLRTPKLAPAPVSQAPTPPPAAPSSPKPEVRLKDVMPGRSSGANRPATQETPVAAAPPKPKPAAPAAPVPVAPVRPEPAAPAAKSGGLASRIADRMASNSGGRVVPNRPGAPLESIRRSGMGGGGKMRSLDRTTNRGGEKPASKDDAKAKKREPRIKVNLAQLPNAPAPAAPIASGAPAQKPDIKLTRDVIEGHKQGMKAPLERLEKDDAEKKRTKTAAATLGEFAGRKKTVEEEEKPRKKGLAGMASARAERSRGGGGRRVIGSGDHDRSHYRRNRPRIRRKGTNTAAPRKERVQLELPCTVRSFCEAAGVAVPDLMKTLMGMGMMLNINADIDLETAELVATELGVDIELKASETLEDELITQIEEHEDEAESLVARAPIVTFLGHVDHGKTSLLDNLIGINVVKGEAGGITQHIRAYKVPKGDRAVTFVDTPGHEAFTEMRARGANVTDIAVLVVAADDGIMPQTEEAISHAKAANVPIVVALNKIDLEGVDANRVMTQLTEHQLTPSEWGGDVEVVRTSATTGEGMDELLETLLTIAELNEYSANPKRSALGVCLESEQHGDRGVVAKVVVQNGTLRVGDILVCGPAHGRVRAMKDTLTGKAIKEAGPSTPVSLFGLDKPPGAGDRFHVLSDITQAREIAGSRDDESSRQSLSGITTKVSFDNFQEMLEGGNLAPGEERVKLNLIIRADARGSLEAIDKELSKFDHPEVEIRVLQRSVGGITLADTTLASASGAVILGFNVIPGEQARVMADQRGVEIRRYDVIYKLTDDIRMMIEGRLKPEERVVELGRALVKQVFSISRVGTIAGCYVAQGTIVRNCRIRVSRDGRVIGDYQLDTLRRIKEDVKEVPRGMECGIRLAGFNDIKQDDVLEAYKIEKVARKLE, from the coding sequence GTGCCAGTACGCATTTACGCGCTCGCCAAAGAACTCAATCTCGACAGCAAAGACCTCGTTGATCTGGTAAAGAAAGCCGGTATCAGCGGGAAAGGTTCCGCGCTTGCTAGTCTCAGCGATGATGAAGCTCAGCAAGTCCGTAATCACCTTTCCGGTGGTAACAAGCCTGCTGAGTCGGCTCCGAAGCCGGCGGCCAAGCAAGCCCCAGTCAACCCGTCTGCCCCGATTCGTGAAGTTGCTCCGGTACGCGACCTTGATCGCAGTGCCGTTCGCAAACCGTCCGCCATTCCCGCTGGGCGACCTAAGTCCAGCGAAGCGGACGAAGCTGCCGCTGCTGAAAAGAAGCGTCCGGCACCTGTGTTGAGGACTCCAAAACTCGCACCGGCCCCGGTCAGTCAGGCGCCGACTCCGCCACCTGCGGCGCCGAGTTCGCCTAAGCCGGAAGTGCGTCTAAAGGATGTGATGCCGGGACGATCCAGTGGTGCCAATCGGCCCGCGACCCAGGAAACTCCTGTCGCTGCTGCTCCACCAAAACCGAAGCCTGCTGCACCAGCGGCGCCCGTTCCTGTGGCCCCTGTTCGGCCAGAACCTGCAGCCCCGGCAGCGAAGTCAGGTGGTTTGGCTAGCCGAATCGCCGATCGCATGGCCAGCAACTCGGGCGGCCGTGTGGTTCCTAATCGTCCCGGTGCTCCACTTGAATCCATTCGCCGATCCGGCATGGGCGGTGGTGGCAAGATGCGTTCGTTGGATCGCACAACCAATCGCGGTGGCGAGAAGCCCGCTTCGAAGGATGACGCAAAAGCCAAGAAGCGTGAGCCACGGATTAAGGTGAACTTGGCTCAATTGCCAAATGCGCCAGCACCGGCGGCACCGATCGCTTCGGGTGCTCCTGCTCAAAAGCCAGATATCAAGCTGACACGTGATGTCATCGAAGGTCACAAGCAGGGCATGAAGGCGCCGCTTGAGCGACTTGAAAAAGACGATGCGGAGAAGAAACGCACCAAGACAGCCGCTGCGACGCTGGGCGAGTTTGCCGGGCGTAAAAAGACTGTTGAAGAAGAAGAGAAGCCGCGTAAGAAGGGCTTGGCTGGCATGGCCAGTGCTCGAGCCGAGCGTTCGCGTGGTGGTGGCGGTCGTCGTGTGATTGGCTCGGGCGATCACGATCGTTCCCATTATCGTCGTAACCGTCCGCGGATTCGCCGGAAGGGCACTAACACTGCTGCACCTCGAAAAGAACGCGTGCAACTTGAATTGCCGTGTACCGTCCGTAGCTTCTGTGAAGCCGCCGGTGTTGCTGTTCCGGACTTGATGAAGACGTTGATGGGGATGGGCATGATGCTCAACATCAACGCTGATATCGATTTGGAAACCGCTGAATTGGTTGCCACTGAGCTTGGTGTGGATATCGAGCTGAAGGCTTCCGAGACGCTCGAAGATGAGCTGATCACCCAAATCGAAGAGCATGAAGACGAAGCCGAGTCGCTTGTCGCTCGTGCTCCGATCGTGACGTTCCTGGGTCACGTTGACCACGGTAAAACCAGTTTGCTGGATAATCTGATCGGCATTAATGTCGTCAAGGGCGAAGCTGGCGGGATTACCCAACACATTCGAGCTTACAAGGTTCCCAAGGGCGACCGAGCTGTCACGTTTGTGGATACGCCGGGCCACGAAGCGTTTACGGAAATGCGTGCTCGTGGTGCGAATGTGACCGACATCGCTGTGCTTGTTGTCGCCGCCGATGACGGGATCATGCCGCAAACGGAAGAGGCAATCAGCCATGCAAAGGCGGCGAATGTGCCGATCGTTGTGGCTTTGAACAAGATTGACTTGGAAGGTGTTGACGCGAACCGTGTCATGACCCAGCTAACTGAACATCAACTGACGCCAAGTGAATGGGGCGGCGACGTGGAAGTCGTGCGTACCAGTGCCACGACCGGCGAGGGGATGGATGAACTGCTGGAAACACTGCTCACGATCGCTGAGCTGAACGAATATTCTGCTAACCCCAAGCGATCGGCATTGGGTGTTTGCTTGGAATCCGAGCAACACGGCGACCGCGGTGTGGTTGCGAAGGTGGTTGTTCAGAACGGCACGCTTCGCGTTGGTGATATCCTTGTTTGTGGTCCGGCTCACGGTCGGGTGCGAGCGATGAAGGATACGCTGACAGGTAAGGCGATCAAGGAAGCAGGTCCAAGCACTCCAGTGAGCTTGTTCGGTTTAGATAAGCCCCCTGGTGCGGGTGACCGGTTCCATGTCCTGAGTGACATCACCCAGGCTCGCGAAATCGCGGGTTCACGGGACGATGAAAGTAGTCGCCAGTCGCTATCGGGAATCACGACGAAGGTGTCGTTCGACAACTTCCAAGAGATGCTCGAAGGTGGCAACCTGGCTCCGGGCGAAGAGCGAGTTAAGTTGAACTTGATCATCCGTGCGGATGCTCGTGGTTCGCTTGAAGCGATCGATAAGGAACTGAGTAAGTTCGATCACCCAGAAGTCGAAATCCGAGTGCTGCAGCGTAGCGTTGGCGGGATCACACTCGCGGACACCACGCTTGCGAGTGCGTCCGGTGCGGTCATTCTTGGTTTCAATGTCATTCCGGGCGAGCAAGCTCGAGTGATGGCGGATCAACGGGGCGTTGAAATTCGTCGGTACGACGTGATTTACAAGCTGACCGATGACATTCGCATGATGATCGAAGGCCGTCTGAAGCCGGAAGAGCGAGTTGTCGAACTCGGACGTGCTTTGGTGAAACAGGTCTTCTCGATCAGCCGGGTTGGTACCATCGCAGGTTGCTATGTTGCCCAGGGCACGATCGTGCGGAACTGCCGTATTCGAGTCAGTCGTGATGGCCGCGTGATCGGCGATTACCAGCTCGACACGCTTCGCCGGATCAAGGAAGACGTCAAGGAAGTCCCACGCGGAATGGAATGTGGTATTCGACTGGCCGGTTTCAATGACATCAAACAAGATGATGTCTTGGAGGCTTACAAGATCGAAAAAGTAGCCCGTAAACTCGAGTAG
- the rbfA gene encoding 30S ribosome-binding factor RbfA: protein MSSRRLLKAAEAIREVVAASILTDIRDPRVENVTVINVDVAPDMREAKVYVSVMGDETQKQLSLRGLQNAAGFLQSKIANRLDTRYTPRLRFEIDRGQENAAAVGEILARIQRERDGVAEPVATSDESGVEATPSDDPTNGDASAPTPEGS, encoded by the coding sequence TTGTCCAGCCGACGACTCCTTAAAGCAGCCGAAGCGATCCGCGAAGTCGTCGCGGCATCGATTTTGACTGACATTCGTGACCCACGGGTCGAAAACGTCACCGTCATCAATGTTGATGTCGCCCCCGATATGCGGGAGGCAAAGGTCTATGTCAGCGTGATGGGGGATGAAACGCAAAAACAATTGTCTCTTCGCGGTTTACAGAATGCCGCTGGGTTTTTGCAAAGTAAAATTGCCAATCGGCTCGACACCCGCTACACGCCTCGCTTGCGATTTGAGATCGACCGTGGCCAAGAAAACGCGGCTGCCGTCGGAGAAATCCTGGCACGAATTCAGCGTGAGAGAGATGGGGTTGCTGAGCCCGTTGCTACTTCGGACGAATCCGGGGTCGAGGCGACGCCAAGCGACGATCCAACAAACGGCGATGCATCCGCGCCGACCCCTGAAGGTTCCTGA
- a CDS encoding YebC/PmpR family DNA-binding transcriptional regulator, giving the protein MAGHSKWANIQHRKGRVDAARGKMWSKLSKAIIVAAKSGGGDLSANIKLRKAVDDAKAVSMPKDNIERAIKRGTGELEGDAVEEILYEGYGPGGVAVMCLAMTDNRNRTAPELRTLFGKHGGELGKTGCVNYLFERKGLFIFPSGTDEEQVTEVALENGGDDVEADDDGQIQVTCAPENHDALSEAFESAELKADVNEVTQIASTNVDVDGSTAGKVLSLLEALDDHDDVQTVSTNVNFPDDTSDSE; this is encoded by the coding sequence ATGGCTGGGCACTCAAAATGGGCCAACATCCAGCACCGCAAAGGCCGCGTTGATGCCGCTCGCGGTAAAATGTGGAGCAAACTCAGCAAGGCAATCATCGTTGCCGCGAAGAGTGGCGGAGGCGACCTGTCGGCGAATATCAAGCTTCGCAAGGCGGTAGACGACGCGAAGGCGGTCTCGATGCCGAAGGATAACATCGAGCGAGCGATTAAACGCGGTACAGGTGAGCTCGAAGGCGATGCCGTTGAGGAAATCCTCTACGAGGGTTATGGACCCGGTGGCGTCGCTGTGATGTGCTTGGCGATGACGGACAATCGAAACCGGACCGCTCCGGAACTGCGAACTTTGTTTGGTAAGCACGGCGGCGAGTTGGGGAAGACGGGCTGCGTCAATTATCTGTTTGAGCGGAAGGGCTTGTTCATCTTCCCATCGGGCACTGATGAAGAGCAGGTGACCGAAGTGGCGTTAGAGAACGGCGGCGACGATGTCGAAGCTGATGATGATGGCCAGATCCAAGTCACGTGCGCTCCGGAAAATCACGACGCATTGTCGGAAGCTTTCGAGTCGGCCGAGTTGAAAGCTGATGTGAACGAAGTGACCCAAATTGCTTCCACGAATGTCGATGTCGACGGTTCCACGGCAGGTAAGGTTTTGTCGTTGTTGGAAGCTCTCGACGATCATGATGACGTCCAGACGGTCAGCACGAACGTGAACTTTCCAGACGATACTTCGGATTCCGAGTAA
- a CDS encoding YeiH family protein produces the protein MNDDNAAVPLPPERPSLWTDMRTSEDWWAIWCAGILLAISFAAVWFTQPTDLAASLASGEAVTVANPLSDWLSKPGKWTESPVDAFTNTAPGILGVFGLIAVVFAFAMAVRSKSVGAFCKAFPLVFLLATLAYVMASQSVVKAYNLEYALWALLVGLIISNTIGTPGFLRPAMLTEFFIKTGLVMLGAEVLMSRLLALGLPGIFVAWVVTPVVLVSTYIFGQKVLKMPSKSLNMVISADMSVCGVSAAIATAAACKAKKEELSLSIGLSLSFTVIMMIVLPAIIRATGMDPILGGAWLGGTIDATGAVAAAGAVLGDEALEVAATVKMIQNILIGVTAFCVAIYWVTYVERDESAPRVGAMEIWYRFPKFVLGFVAMSILFSVLYSTLVGGPELINAMIKGSSKTLRGWFFCLAFVSIGLETNFKQLLPQLKGGKPLILYVCGQSLNLVLTLVMAWLMFKVVFADTIAP, from the coding sequence ATGAACGACGACAATGCTGCGGTGCCACTCCCTCCAGAGCGACCAAGCCTATGGACGGACATGCGAACAAGCGAAGACTGGTGGGCGATCTGGTGTGCCGGAATCCTGCTGGCGATCTCCTTCGCCGCGGTTTGGTTCACACAGCCAACCGATCTAGCGGCAAGTTTAGCATCCGGCGAAGCCGTCACGGTTGCGAACCCACTTTCCGACTGGCTGTCCAAGCCCGGCAAGTGGACTGAGAGCCCTGTCGACGCTTTCACCAATACAGCCCCAGGCATCCTGGGCGTGTTCGGTTTGATCGCCGTTGTTTTTGCTTTCGCGATGGCTGTTCGCAGCAAATCCGTCGGCGCGTTTTGCAAAGCGTTCCCGCTCGTTTTCTTGCTGGCGACACTGGCATACGTGATGGCGAGCCAAAGCGTAGTCAAAGCATACAACCTGGAATACGCTCTATGGGCACTGCTAGTCGGGCTGATCATCAGCAATACGATCGGCACCCCTGGGTTCCTGCGGCCTGCAATGCTGACGGAGTTCTTCATCAAGACGGGACTCGTGATGCTGGGTGCCGAAGTCCTGATGAGTCGACTGCTAGCGTTGGGCCTACCAGGAATTTTCGTGGCTTGGGTGGTCACCCCCGTCGTCCTAGTGTCGACATACATCTTTGGACAAAAAGTCCTGAAGATGCCCTCCAAATCTTTGAACATGGTGATCTCCGCCGACATGTCGGTGTGCGGTGTGTCCGCTGCAATCGCGACCGCCGCGGCCTGTAAAGCGAAGAAGGAAGAATTGTCCCTATCGATTGGACTTTCGCTATCGTTCACCGTCATCATGATGATCGTCTTACCCGCAATCATCCGCGCCACGGGCATGGACCCAATCCTGGGCGGGGCGTGGCTAGGCGGCACGATCGATGCAACAGGAGCCGTTGCGGCGGCAGGCGCGGTTCTCGGCGACGAGGCTCTGGAGGTTGCCGCGACCGTGAAGATGATTCAAAACATCTTGATTGGTGTCACCGCGTTTTGCGTCGCGATCTACTGGGTCACTTATGTCGAACGCGACGAATCCGCTCCTCGCGTGGGAGCGATGGAAATCTGGTATCGCTTCCCCAAATTCGTGTTGGGATTCGTGGCGATGTCGATTCTCTTTTCCGTCCTCTACTCGACCCTCGTCGGTGGCCCTGAACTGATCAACGCCATGATCAAAGGCTCCAGCAAGACACTGCGGGGCTGGTTCTTCTGCCTCGCGTTTGTCAGCATTGGATTGGAAACCAATTTCAAACAACTGTTGCCGCAACTTAAGGGCGGGAAGCCGTTGATTCTGTATGTGTGTGGCCAATCATTGAATCTGGTCCTCACGCTGGTGATGGCATGGCTGATGTTCAAAGTCGTCTTCGCTGACACGATTGCACCGTGA
- a CDS encoding family 16 glycosylhydrolase translates to MFVDSRCLFACFVLVLVAAPVVADGLPSPPEGYRWEKNEAFSDEFDGDQLDSAKWYDHNPRWKGRAPGLFVPSAISVGDGYLCIRCGVLDPPQGEFSVACGAVQSKAKTALYGYYECRMKASSIPTSSTFWLTSESKKVDGGRLSFELDIQECVGRADRFAVFTTHMKSNTHVNFQAAEKGAETQRRHEGGQAPLKSKVDDEFHTYACWWVDATTVKFYADGEYQFTVHPPVDFGEAPFDFPMFMNLVCETYDWNARPTVEELSDDTRNATLYDYVRSYRLVKSK, encoded by the coding sequence ATGTTTGTAGATTCCCGGTGTCTGTTTGCTTGTTTCGTTTTGGTACTTGTCGCTGCCCCTGTCGTTGCCGATGGTCTGCCGTCGCCTCCGGAGGGATACCGTTGGGAGAAAAACGAAGCGTTTAGTGACGAGTTCGACGGTGACCAGTTAGATTCGGCCAAGTGGTACGATCACAATCCGCGCTGGAAAGGTCGCGCGCCTGGTTTGTTTGTTCCATCCGCGATCAGCGTAGGGGACGGTTACCTTTGCATTCGGTGCGGTGTTCTTGATCCTCCGCAGGGCGAGTTCAGTGTCGCATGTGGGGCGGTGCAGTCCAAAGCGAAGACGGCACTTTACGGCTATTACGAATGCCGAATGAAGGCGTCCAGCATCCCCACGTCATCGACGTTTTGGTTGACTAGTGAATCGAAAAAAGTAGACGGCGGTCGGCTGAGTTTTGAGTTGGATATCCAGGAATGCGTTGGAAGGGCGGACCGGTTTGCGGTATTCACGACGCACATGAAATCCAATACCCATGTCAACTTCCAAGCCGCGGAAAAGGGGGCTGAAACGCAGCGCCGACATGAGGGCGGGCAAGCTCCGCTGAAATCCAAGGTGGATGATGAGTTCCACACCTATGCGTGTTGGTGGGTGGATGCCACGACGGTCAAGTTTTATGCGGACGGTGAGTATCAGTTCACCGTCCATCCGCCCGTTGACTTTGGCGAGGCCCCTTTTGACTTCCCGATGTTCATGAACTTGGTTTGTGAAACCTACGATTGGAATGCCCGTCCGACGGTCGAAGAGCTTAGCGACGATACTCGCAACGCCACGCTCTATGACTACGTGCGTTCGTACCGCTTGGTCAAAAGTAAGTAG
- a CDS encoding sigma-70 family RNA polymerase sigma factor: MQPVDQETSDRRAEVVALIAQHQSRLRGFVRCLLVYDNDVDDLLQEVNVVLWQKADQFEPGTDFWAWASQVARFKVMNQIRRYSRDRLVFDESFVTELADLATERSAGSLDQQAALRQCMQRLPVAQRALVEMRYSSDRSVMSIAEELNRPVGSIRQTLYRIRGLLLECIQTNLARTAQ, from the coding sequence GTGCAGCCTGTTGATCAAGAAACGTCGGATCGTCGCGCTGAGGTAGTCGCACTGATCGCTCAACACCAATCGCGCCTGCGAGGGTTCGTGCGATGCTTGCTGGTTTACGACAACGATGTGGACGATTTGCTGCAAGAAGTGAACGTCGTTCTTTGGCAGAAGGCGGACCAATTTGAACCGGGGACGGACTTTTGGGCTTGGGCTAGTCAGGTGGCTCGTTTCAAGGTGATGAACCAAATCCGGCGTTATTCTCGCGATCGTTTAGTTTTCGATGAGTCGTTTGTGACTGAGTTAGCGGACCTTGCCACCGAACGATCCGCGGGCAGCCTGGACCAGCAGGCCGCGCTGCGCCAGTGCATGCAGCGACTACCAGTTGCTCAGCGTGCGCTAGTGGAAATGCGGTATTCCAGCGATCGATCGGTGATGAGCATTGCAGAAGAGCTCAATCGTCCGGTTGGCTCAATCCGGCAAACCTTGTATCGCATTCGAGGGCTTTTGTTGGAATGCATTCAAACCAACTTGGCGAGGACTGCCCAGTGA
- a CDS encoding LamG-like jellyroll fold domain-containing protein encodes MTKRDPVATHGQGPESDREFAGLLQQAIDGNLEPNQGPRLQQLMQQVPARMDVWVDHFRLDSYLANEIDRDSVVDLVDLVCDLDPSQRDQATSESRAGGDAEPVSSRQVTGAQGSDAKGSIVKRPAASKKWRLLVVAAAIAATVMFFIAMPSWKRLPPSVAPITRFAPVDDSIAMVVQTSNDVWVNRVEPPFLLSPGRLQLESGLAELRIYNGVTLYLEGPVDLDLVSLDSARLRRGKLRANVPDQAEGFTVVTDEVRLVDRGTEFAISAGEDGLSQVHVFDGLVDLYPSGEAPPVEANKRAVNEGESVEIDSSFSSREANLNLADFPSPAAIDQSVASRFESWRAWSAEFATRPDLLLYYNFEEFGEKPNGRNTVVDQSQFKSINATVVGSELLKGRWPQKKAYGFYRSADRLRVNIPGRWPKLTLACWVRVDELRGVNQALLLTDTFEEWQPHWQISKEGTLKLGIGQETVEASRRLRSPSTPLEDLGAIGRWMHLATVYNSSNNTVSHYVNGIAAGAVRLPVAEPLRIGTAEIGNWLKPRKAGDEPIRNLDGRIDEFVLFREALDAQEIQAIYEAGR; translated from the coding sequence GTGACTAAGCGTGATCCAGTGGCTACACATGGCCAGGGCCCCGAGTCCGATCGCGAATTCGCGGGATTGCTGCAACAAGCCATCGATGGCAACCTGGAACCGAATCAGGGACCTCGGTTGCAGCAGTTGATGCAACAGGTTCCCGCTCGTATGGATGTCTGGGTCGATCATTTTCGGCTGGACTCTTATCTCGCCAACGAAATCGATCGTGATTCCGTGGTCGATTTAGTGGATCTGGTTTGCGACCTGGATCCATCTCAGCGAGACCAAGCCACGTCGGAGAGTCGTGCCGGCGGTGATGCCGAGCCAGTCTCCAGTAGACAAGTCACCGGTGCACAAGGATCCGATGCAAAAGGCTCCATCGTTAAGCGTCCGGCCGCAAGTAAGAAGTGGCGATTGCTGGTCGTTGCCGCAGCGATTGCCGCGACGGTGATGTTCTTCATCGCAATGCCTTCTTGGAAGCGGTTGCCGCCCAGTGTGGCACCGATCACTCGGTTCGCTCCCGTTGATGATTCCATCGCGATGGTTGTCCAGACGTCGAACGATGTGTGGGTGAACCGGGTTGAGCCGCCGTTTTTGCTGTCGCCTGGGCGGCTGCAATTGGAATCCGGCTTGGCTGAATTGCGGATCTACAACGGTGTGACGTTGTACTTAGAGGGGCCGGTCGACTTAGACTTGGTTTCTTTGGACTCCGCGCGTTTGCGTCGCGGTAAGCTGCGTGCCAATGTTCCCGATCAGGCGGAAGGGTTCACTGTCGTAACAGACGAGGTGCGTCTGGTAGACCGCGGGACTGAATTTGCGATCTCTGCAGGCGAGGACGGCTTGTCACAGGTGCACGTTTTCGATGGGCTGGTGGATCTTTATCCCTCGGGGGAAGCCCCACCCGTTGAGGCGAATAAGCGGGCCGTCAATGAAGGCGAAAGTGTGGAGATTGACTCTTCCTTTTCGTCGCGGGAAGCGAACTTGAATCTGGCCGACTTCCCGTCGCCGGCAGCAATCGATCAATCGGTCGCCTCACGATTTGAAAGCTGGAGAGCGTGGAGTGCTGAATTCGCTACGCGACCGGATCTCTTGTTGTACTACAACTTCGAAGAGTTTGGCGAAAAACCCAACGGTCGAAATACGGTCGTTGATCAATCTCAATTCAAGTCGATTAACGCGACGGTGGTCGGTAGTGAGTTGCTGAAGGGACGTTGGCCGCAAAAAAAGGCTTATGGGTTCTATCGATCTGCGGATCGTTTGCGGGTCAACATCCCTGGGCGTTGGCCCAAGCTAACACTGGCTTGTTGGGTTCGTGTCGACGAGTTACGTGGTGTGAATCAAGCATTGTTGCTGACTGACACTTTTGAAGAATGGCAACCTCACTGGCAGATTTCGAAAGAAGGGACGTTGAAGCTAGGGATCGGTCAAGAGACTGTCGAAGCGTCGAGGCGTCTAAGAAGTCCGTCAACACCGCTGGAGGACTTGGGAGCGATCGGACGCTGGATGCATTTAGCAACGGTCTATAACTCAAGCAACAACACTGTGAGTCACTACGTCAATGGCATCGCCGCGGGAGCGGTTCGTTTACCAGTCGCTGAACCGCTACGCATTGGTACCGCTGAAATTGGGAATTGGTTGAAACCGCGGAAGGCGGGGGATGAGCCCATCCGAAATCTCGACGGCCGGATCGACGAGTTTGTGTTGTTCCGAGAAGCTTTGGACGCCCAGGAAATTCAAGCCATTTATGAAGCAGGGAGATGA
- a CDS encoding DUF1552 domain-containing protein — MLNQRCQLISRRGYLAGSGATVALPFLESLAMPNAALAGKAISGGSRSSEPTTASPRLVCMGVSLSMYPGEWNPKQTGRDYAAPKLIEPLEDLRDDFTLISNADHPGVTGGHKGTPAFLSGVYKPERVGQSIVIRNQVTFDQLAARALGNETRFQSLQLGASSVGVADSLSWDEKGIPMPTTTDPLEIYRRLFVDDADPAKTARDIMMGRSVLQLVNADAKELARELSKTDQARLDQYLTSVQDIEAGIRRQLQWLKTPKPGVPPITDRATNYHENLDLILELTALALQTDSSRVVSVALPGKGMPIEVGDARVNDYHGQSHHGKDPEVIQKLVEIERLHTQSLAKFLHRLKSTPTNEGNLLDCTQVLFGSGLGNASSHSNRDLPVLVAGGGFRHGSHVKLREGTPLCNVFVTMMQKLGMEMDSFAGSNGTVNEFMGA; from the coding sequence ATGTTAAACCAACGATGTCAATTGATCAGTCGCCGCGGATATTTGGCGGGCTCAGGGGCGACGGTTGCGTTGCCGTTTTTGGAATCGCTTGCGATGCCCAACGCTGCATTGGCCGGCAAGGCAATTTCCGGTGGCTCAAGGTCGTCTGAGCCGACGACCGCATCACCGCGACTCGTCTGCATGGGGGTTTCGCTAAGCATGTATCCGGGCGAATGGAATCCGAAACAGACCGGGCGTGACTATGCGGCTCCTAAGTTGATTGAGCCACTGGAAGACTTGCGTGATGATTTTACGTTGATTTCCAACGCCGACCATCCTGGCGTGACCGGTGGGCACAAGGGGACCCCTGCGTTCCTGTCGGGGGTTTATAAGCCAGAGCGAGTCGGGCAATCGATCGTGATTCGCAACCAGGTCACTTTCGATCAGTTGGCTGCCCGGGCATTGGGCAATGAGACCCGATTTCAGTCATTGCAACTGGGAGCGTCCAGCGTGGGCGTTGCGGATTCTTTGTCTTGGGACGAGAAGGGCATTCCCATGCCCACGACCACCGATCCGTTGGAGATCTACCGGCGACTGTTTGTCGATGATGCCGATCCTGCGAAAACGGCTCGCGACATCATGATGGGTCGCAGCGTGTTGCAACTTGTTAATGCGGACGCGAAGGAGTTGGCTCGTGAATTGTCGAAGACGGATCAAGCTCGATTGGATCAGTACTTGACGTCGGTGCAGGACATCGAAGCGGGCATTCGCCGCCAACTTCAGTGGCTGAAAACACCCAAGCCGGGTGTCCCGCCGATCACGGATCGGGCGACGAACTACCACGAGAATTTGGATTTGATTCTAGAGTTGACTGCCCTGGCATTGCAGACGGATTCCAGCCGAGTGGTCTCGGTGGCGCTTCCGGGGAAAGGCATGCCGATTGAAGTCGGTGACGCACGGGTCAATGACTATCACGGACAATCGCATCACGGCAAAGACCCGGAAGTGATCCAGAAGTTGGTCGAAATCGAACGATTGCACACCCAATCTTTGGCGAAGTTCTTGCACCGACTGAAATCGACACCGACCAACGAAGGGAACTTGCTTGATTGCACGCAGGTGTTGTTCGGCAGCGGCCTGGGGAACGCCAGTTCGCATTCCAATCGCGATTTGCCCGTGCTGGTTGCTGGTGGCGGGTTCCGTCACGGCAGCCATGTCAAGCTTCGGGAAGGGACCCCGCTTTGCAACGTGTTCGTCACGATGATGCAAAAGCTGGGGATGGAAATGGATTCCTTTGCGGGGAGCAATGGGACGGTCAATGAGTTCATGGGGGCATGA